In Mycobacterium branderi, the DNA window GGCGTCCGCGGCGACGCGGAGTGCATCTTCGATACGCACGATGCCTACCTGCTCCCCTCCCGGGCCGATCAAACGGACTTCAGGTACGCGGATGCGTTCGTTGACGCGGGTCTCAGTGCTGATGGGGCCTCCTGGGTTCGTTGTTCGCGGTCGCGGCCAACCCGTGTCGGAGGTCCAGCGGTCGAAATACCACCCCACCAGCAAAAAAGCCCTGCGTAAGCAGGGCCCAGTGCCGACCGGTCGCGGCCCGTCATAGGCCGAGCCGCCTGCGTTGTCCGCAGAACCGGCACCGCCAGGTGCCGGTGACCGGACCGTTGAGCCTTTCTGGCCAACGGTGGGAGTGGGACTCCACTTGCTGTCCCTGGCCTTCGCCGGGACGGTCGCGTCGCCCAGTCTAGCAGTGCCGATGCCTCAACCCGACATGCGCGGCTTCCTGCTCAGGCGATCCCCGGTTTCAGGGAATATCCTCGCGGTCTGTGACACTCACTGTGCACCGCGCCAAAAGCAGGCCAGCCTCGCGCTATCACTGGGTCCCCGCCGCCGCCGGTTGGACCGTCGGCGTGATCTCGACCCTGTCGCTGCTGGCCAGTGTGTCGCCTTTGGTGCGGTGGGCCATCAAGGTGCCCCGCGAATTCATCAACGATTACCTGTTCAACTTCCCCGACACCAGCTTCGCCTGGTCGTTCGTGCTTGCCTTGCTGGCCGCCGCGCTGACCGCACGTAAACGCATCGCCTGGTGGCTGTTGGTGCTCAACCTGGTGGTGGCCGCGGGATTGAACATCGCCGACTTGACGACACCGGACAGGACCGCGGTGGAGACCGTCGGGGAGAACATTGGTTTGGCCGTGCACTTGGCCGCCGTCGTCCTGCTGGTGTTGGCCTACCGGGAGTTCTGGGCGAAGGTCCGTAGCGGCGCGCTGGTCAAGGCGGCGGCCACGCTGGTTGCCGGGTGGTCGATCGGGATCGCGCTGGCCTGGGGGCTGGTCGAGTTGTTTCCCGGATCGCTGAAACGCGACGACCGGTTCTTCTACGTGGTCGACCGCGTCGTCGGGTTCGCGCTGGCCGGCCAGGGTTCGTTCACGGGCAGGCCGCACATCTTTCTCAATGACCTGTTCGGATTGTTCGGCGGTCTGGCGCTGATCGTCGCGGCAATCGTGCTGTTCCGATCCCAGCGCGCCGAGAACGCGCTGACCGGGGAAGACGAGTCGGCCATCCGCGGGCTGCTCGAGTTGTGGGGAAAGAACGATTCGCTGGGCTACTTCGCCACGCGCCGGGACAAGTCGGTGATCTTCGCGCCCAGCGGCCGCGCAGCGATCACCTACCGGGTGGAGGTCGGCGTCTGCCTGGCCAGCGGCGACCCGGTGGGCGACCCGAGGGCGTGGCCCCAGGTCATCGACGCGTGGCTGCAACTGTGCCAGACCTACGGCTGGGCTCCCGGCGTCATGGGCGCCAGTTCCCAAGCGGCCAAGGCATTTCGGGAGGCCGGCCTCAATGCCCTGGAGTTGGGCGACGAGGCGATCCTGCACACCGCCGACTTCAAACTGTCCGGCCCCGACATGCGCGCTGTGCGCCAAGCGGTGACGCGGGCCCGCCGCGCGGGATTGCGGGTGCGTATCCGCCGCCACCGCGACATCGCCGCCGACGAGATGGCAGCGCTGATCTCGTGCGCAGATGCCTGGCGCGACACCGAAACCGAGCGGGGCTTCTCGATGGCCCTGGGCCGGCTCGGCGATCCCGCCGACGGAGACTGCCTGCTGGTGGAGGCGCTGCAGCAGGACAACCGGGTGGTGGCGATGCTGTCGCTGGTGCCGTGGGGACAAAACGGGGTGTCACTCGATTTGATGCGACGGTCACCCCAGTCGCCGAACGGCACCATCGAGCTGATGGTCAGCGAACTCGCACTGAACGCCGAACACCTTGGTATCAGCCGTATTTCACTGAACTTCGCGATGTTCCGCTCGGCGTTCGAGCAGGGCGCCCAACTCGGAGCCGGCCCGGTTGCCCGGTTGTGGCGCGGCTTGCTGGTGTTCTTCTCGCGCTGGTGGCAGTTGGAGACGCTGTACCGCTCGAACATGAAATACCAGCCCGAGTGGCTACCGCGCTACGCCTGCTATGAAGACGCCAGGCTGATTCCGCGGGTCGGAGTGGCTTCGGTGATCGCCGAAGGCTTTCTGGTGCTGCCGTTTTCGCGGCGCAACGAGCAGCACACCGGCCACCACCCGTCCGTGCCGCCGGTCCTGGTGGAAACCGGCCTGCTGCATCACGACGGCTCGACGCCCGACGTTTCCAGCCTGCGCAAGATCGAGCCGCCGGATGTCGACGGACCCCGTCGGCGGTTGCCCGAACAGGTGCGAGTCCGGCTTGCCAAGCTGGAGGCGTTGCAGGACAGCGGTATTGACGCCTACCCGGTTGGGAATCCGCCGAGTCATACGATCGCCCAGGCGTTGGATGTCCAGGACCAGACCACCGTGTCGGTGTCCGGGCGGGTGCTGCGGATCCGCGACTTCGGCGGAGTGCTGTTCGCGGTGTTGCGGGACTGGTCGGCCGACATGCAGCTGCTGCTCGACAATTCGGTCCTCGAGCAGGGCCGCGCCGCGGACTTCACCAAGGCGATCGACCTCGGCGACTTGGTCGAGGTGACCGGAAAGTTGGGCTTTTCCAAGACCGGGACCCGGTCGCTGATCGTGCTGCGCTGGCGGTTGATCGGAAAGTGTCTGCGTCCGCTGCCCAACAAATGGACCGGGCTCGCCGACCCAGAGGCGCGGGTGCGCAGCCGCTACGTGGACCTGGCGATCAACTCGGATTCCCGCCAGCTGATAACGGCCCGCAGCAAAGTACTGCGAGCGATCCGGGAGACGTTGACCGCCAAGGGTTTTCTCGAAGTCGAAACACCGATCCTTCAGCAGGTCCACGGCGGCGCCACCGCTCGCCCGTTCGTCACCCACATCAACACCTATGACCTGGATCTGTACCTGCGGATCGCGCCGGAGCTCTACTTGAAGAGGCTGTGTGTCGGTGGCGTGGAGCGAGTTTTCGAACTGGGTCGCGCATTTCGTAACGAGGGCGTCGACTTCAGCCACAACCCGGAGTTCACCCTGCTGGAGGCCTACCAGGCGCACGCCGACTACCTGACATGGGTGGACGGCTGCCGGGAGCTGATTCAGGCCGCCGCCGAGGCCGCCAACGGTGCGCCGGTGGTGATGCGCCCGCGCCCCGACGACGGCGGCGTGGAACCGGTTGACATCTCCGGGATGTGGCCGGTCAAGACAGTGCACGAGGCGGTGTCGGAGGCGCTCGGCGAGCACGTCGACACCGGCACCGAACTTGCGAAGCTGCGCAAGCTGTCGGAGGCCGCCGGAATCCCCTATCGGCCCCGGTGGGATGCCGGCGCGGTGGTGCTGGAGCTCTACGAGCACCTCGTCGAGGCGAAAACGGGGCCACCGACGTTCTACACCGACTTTCCGACCTCGGTGTCGCCGTTGACCCGACCGCACCGGCGCAAGGCCGGTGTTGCCGAACGCTGGGACCTGGTGGCCTGGGGCGTCGAGCTGGGCACCGCCTACAGCGAGTTGACCGATCCGGTGGAGCAGCGGCGACGCCTGCAAGAACAGTCCCTGCTAGCTGCCGGCGGCGACCCTGAGGCCATGGAACTCGACGAGGACTTCCTGCAAGCGATGGAATATGCGATGCCGCCGACCGGCGGGCTGGGCATGGGTGTCGACCGCGTCGTCATGCTGATCACGGGCCGCAGTATCCGCGAGACGCTGCCCTTCCCGTTGGCAAAGCCCCGTTAACCGTACGTACCTGCCGCGTTTCACAGCTAGCAATCAGAAACGCCGGTCAGGATAAGTCACAATGGATCCTGTGACGCCTTCGACGACGACGGTCGCCGCCCCGCTGCTGGTGGGTCATCACACCTCGTTGATGCACGGCTGGGTGCCGGTCGCGGTGCAGGCCGCTGCCGCGGTCGCGCTGGTGTTAGCCGTCGGATGGCGGTCGCGCCGTTGGCGGCTGGTGTGGCTGCCCGTGGCCGCCGCCGTAGGTGTTGCGGTGACGTGCTGGGCGTACTGGTACATCGCCGACGACGGTCTGGCCGGCGAGCCTGCGCCGCGCACGTTGTGGATGTGGATCGCGCTGAGCGGCGCGGCCGGCGCGGTGCTGACACTGGGCTGGCGAAGCGCACGCTGGTGGCATCGCGCCGCATCGGTGGCAGCGGTGCCGCTGTGCCTGCTGAGTTCGGCGCTGGCGCTCAACGGCTGGGTCGGTTACTTCCCGACAGTGCAGACGGCGTGGAACCAGCTCACCGCCGGCCCGTTGCCCGATCAGACCGACGCGGCGGCCGTTACGGCCATGGCCGCCAAGGGCGCCCAGCCGCCGCGCGGCAGCGTTGTGCCGGTGACGATCCCCGCCGACGCGTCGCACTTCAAGCACCGCGGCGAGCTGGTATATCTGCCGCCGGCATGGTTCGCGGATCCGCGGCCGGCGCTGCCGACGGTGATGATGATCGGCGGCGAGTTCAACACCCCCGCCGACTGGCTGCGCGCCGGCAACGCGGTGAAGACCGTCGACGACTTCGCGGCCGCGCACGACGGCAACGCGCCGGTGCTGGTGTTCGTGGACTCCGGCGGCGCGTTCAACAACGACACCGAATGCGTCAACGGCAGCCGGGGTAATGCCGCCGATCACCTGACCAAAGACGTTGTGCCCTTTATGGTGTCTCGTTTCGGCGCCAGTCCCGACCGCTCGAAATGGGGCATCGTGGGCTGGTCGATGGGTGGCACGTGCGCGGTGGACCTGACCGTGATGCACCCCGAGGAGTTCAGCGCGTTCGTCGACATCGCCGGCGACGTGGGCCCCAATTCGGGAACCAAGGCGCAGACGATCGCTCGGCTGTTCGGCGGCGACGCAGCGGCCTGGGCGGCATTCGACCCGACCCAGGTGATCACCAAACACGGCCGCTACAGCGGGGTTTCGGGTTGGTTCGCGGTCAACGCCACGCCGCGTCGCGCAGTCACGGTGGTCGGCAGCGGCGGGGCGGAGGACCGGGGCGCCAGTCCCAATGGCACCGCGGCGGCAGCCGAATCGCTGTGCACGCTCGGGCTTGCCCACGGCATCGACTGCGCAGTCGTCGCCCAGCCCGGCAAACACGATTGGCCCTT includes these proteins:
- the lysX gene encoding bifunctional lysylphosphatidylglycerol synthetase/lysine--tRNA ligase LysX codes for the protein MTLTVHRAKSRPASRYHWVPAAAGWTVGVISTLSLLASVSPLVRWAIKVPREFINDYLFNFPDTSFAWSFVLALLAAALTARKRIAWWLLVLNLVVAAGLNIADLTTPDRTAVETVGENIGLAVHLAAVVLLVLAYREFWAKVRSGALVKAAATLVAGWSIGIALAWGLVELFPGSLKRDDRFFYVVDRVVGFALAGQGSFTGRPHIFLNDLFGLFGGLALIVAAIVLFRSQRAENALTGEDESAIRGLLELWGKNDSLGYFATRRDKSVIFAPSGRAAITYRVEVGVCLASGDPVGDPRAWPQVIDAWLQLCQTYGWAPGVMGASSQAAKAFREAGLNALELGDEAILHTADFKLSGPDMRAVRQAVTRARRAGLRVRIRRHRDIAADEMAALISCADAWRDTETERGFSMALGRLGDPADGDCLLVEALQQDNRVVAMLSLVPWGQNGVSLDLMRRSPQSPNGTIELMVSELALNAEHLGISRISLNFAMFRSAFEQGAQLGAGPVARLWRGLLVFFSRWWQLETLYRSNMKYQPEWLPRYACYEDARLIPRVGVASVIAEGFLVLPFSRRNEQHTGHHPSVPPVLVETGLLHHDGSTPDVSSLRKIEPPDVDGPRRRLPEQVRVRLAKLEALQDSGIDAYPVGNPPSHTIAQALDVQDQTTVSVSGRVLRIRDFGGVLFAVLRDWSADMQLLLDNSVLEQGRAADFTKAIDLGDLVEVTGKLGFSKTGTRSLIVLRWRLIGKCLRPLPNKWTGLADPEARVRSRYVDLAINSDSRQLITARSKVLRAIRETLTAKGFLEVETPILQQVHGGATARPFVTHINTYDLDLYLRIAPELYLKRLCVGGVERVFELGRAFRNEGVDFSHNPEFTLLEAYQAHADYLTWVDGCRELIQAAAEAANGAPVVMRPRPDDGGVEPVDISGMWPVKTVHEAVSEALGEHVDTGTELAKLRKLSEAAGIPYRPRWDAGAVVLELYEHLVEAKTGPPTFYTDFPTSVSPLTRPHRRKAGVAERWDLVAWGVELGTAYSELTDPVEQRRRLQEQSLLAAGGDPEAMELDEDFLQAMEYAMPPTGGLGMGVDRVVMLITGRSIRETLPFPLAKPR
- a CDS encoding alpha/beta hydrolase, coding for MDPVTPSTTTVAAPLLVGHHTSLMHGWVPVAVQAAAAVALVLAVGWRSRRWRLVWLPVAAAVGVAVTCWAYWYIADDGLAGEPAPRTLWMWIALSGAAGAVLTLGWRSARWWHRAASVAAVPLCLLSSALALNGWVGYFPTVQTAWNQLTAGPLPDQTDAAAVTAMAAKGAQPPRGSVVPVTIPADASHFKHRGELVYLPPAWFADPRPALPTVMMIGGEFNTPADWLRAGNAVKTVDDFAAAHDGNAPVLVFVDSGGAFNNDTECVNGSRGNAADHLTKDVVPFMVSRFGASPDRSKWGIVGWSMGGTCAVDLTVMHPEEFSAFVDIAGDVGPNSGTKAQTIARLFGGDAAAWAAFDPTQVITKHGRYSGVSGWFAVNATPRRAVTVVGSGGAEDRGASPNGTAAAAESLCTLGLAHGIDCAVVAQPGKHDWPFADRAFTAALPWLAGQLGTPGVPRIPLPVDAPPAPSAPVPTAHAAAR